From the genome of Ananas comosus cultivar F153 linkage group 18, ASM154086v1, whole genome shotgun sequence, one region includes:
- the LOC109724225 gene encoding protein MAIN-LIKE 1-like, producing MADLEDAGPVDSSVLTEKHLHMSGFIRTLLDLLRQAGFYYISLLRHVQLDQVLLGAMIERWRRETHTFHFRHGEITITLHDIAVISGLHVDGEPVTGTTLHPWSDICQALLGAVPDDIMAGQIRLDWLYQYYYHIQLDAPPLSGVLRPCCR from the exons ATGGCAGATCTAGAGGACGCAGGACCAGTTGATTCGTCGGTCCTGACAGAGAAGCATCTCCATATGTCTGGATTTATCAGGA CGTTGCTCGATCTTCTACGACAAGCCGGATTCTACTACATATCACTTCTTAGGCACGTGCAGCTAGATCAGGTTTTGTTAGGAGCTATGATTGAGAGATGGAGACGAGAGACACATACTTTCCACTTCCGCCATGGTGAAATTACAATTACACTTCATGATATTGCGGTTATTTCTGGTCTTCATGTGGATGGTGAGCCCGTGACTGGTACTACACTGCACCCGTGGTCGGATATTTGTCAGGCACTTTTAGGAGCTGTGCCAGATGACATCATGGCTGGTCAGATCAGACTGGATTGGTTATATCAGTATTACTACCACATACAATTGGATGCCCCCCCTCTTTCAGGTGTTTTGAGACCTTGTTGCAGATGA